The sequence below is a genomic window from Nitrospiria bacterium.
CTCCCACACCGAGAGCACCTGCTCCCGGGCCCCCTCCTCCATGTGGAACGGTAAAGGTTTTATGAAGATTGAAATGGACCACATCGAATCCCATATCTCCGGGACGGCAAAGATCCAAAAATGCATTTAAATTGGCGCCATCCAGATATAAAAGGCCACCTGCTTCATGAAGAATTTTTTGAATTTGCAGAATGTCGCGTTCAAACAAACCCAGGGTATTGGGATTGGTCAGCATAAACCCGGCGCAATCCTCATTGACATGGCGCTTTAAATCCTCCAGGTCCACCAGCCCGCTTTTATTTGAACGGATGGCCTGAACGGAATAGCCCGCGATGACCGCGCTGGCAGGATTGGTTCCATGGGCAGAATCCGGAATCAATACATGTTTTCGGGGGTTGCCCTGTTTTTCGTGGTAGGCCCGCATCATCAGCAAGCCTGCCAATTCCCCATGAGCCCCCGCCGCAGGTTGAAGGGTGACCCGATTCATTCCGGCGATTTCCCCTAACATTTCGGCCAATTCATACATCAGCCTCAACGCACCCTGGGATAAGGATTCAGGTTGAAGAGGGTGCAGGTGAAGAAAACCAGGGAGGTTGGCCAGGTCTTCATTAATCTTTGGATTATACTTCATGGTGCAGGAACCCAAGGGGTAAAATCCCAAATCCACTCCAAAATTTTGGGTAGAAAGACGGGTATAATGCCGAACCACTTCACCTTCACTCATCTCAGGAAGTTGATGCTCCCTTTCCCTTAAATACCGCTGGGGTATCAATTCCTGAGCGGAGACCTCGGGAACATCTAAGGCTGGCAATGTATATCCTCTTCGTCCGGAAACCGTTTTTTCAAAAATGAGTCCTTCTTTCATTCTCAATTCCTTATCATGATCACTGTTGAATGATTCGTTATAAAGCATTGGCCAAAGATTCGGCCATCCAGTCGATATCTTCTTTGGTTCTCTTTTCAGTGACACAAACCAAAAGGTGTTGTTTAAATTTCTTCCCCAGATGTCCAAGATCGGGTCCGATGAGTACGCCGGCCTTCTCCATTTTTCGGGAAAGTTTTTTAAAAGAGCTGGGCACTTTGAGGACAAACTCCTTGAAAAAGGAGTTTGAATAAGCCAGTGAAACCCCTTCGATATCACACAACCGCTTCTGGGCATAATGGGCTTTTTGCAGCGACTGATAAGCCACTTCCCGGAGACCCGCTTTTCCCATCAATGCTAAATAGATGGTGGCGGCCAGCGCATTCAATGCCTCGTTGGTACAGATATTTGAGGTGGAGCGTTCCCTGCGGATATGCTGCTCCCGTGTTTGAAGCGTGAGGCAGAAACCCCGGCGACCCTTTGTGTCCACGGTGGCTCCGACAATTCGGCCGGGCATCTGCCGAATGTACTGACGTCGGGTGGCAAAGAAACCCAGGTAGGGGCCTCCAAAATTCATGGCGTTTCCGAGGCTTTGCCCTTCTCCTACCACGATATCGGCGTCATACTCGCCGGGACTTTTCAAAAGTCCCAGGCTGATAGGGTCTACCATGACCACCAGCAAAGCACCGACGGCATGGGCTTTTTGCGCCAGCAGGGAAACATCTTCAATACAACCGAAGAAATTGGGCGTCTGCACCAAAACCGCAGCGGTCTTTTCATTAATGGTCCGATCCACCGTTTCTGAATCGATTACCCCCTGGTCCTGTGGAATTGGCTTTAAAGAGGATTTTAACCCTCTAAAATAGGTCCCCAGCACATCGCGATAGTTGGGGTGAATGGTGGAGGCATAGACGATTCCCGTTCGTTTGGTCACACGGGTGGCCATCCAGGCCGCCTCCGCCAAAGCACTGGCCCCGTCATATAAAGACGCATTGGCCACTTCCATTCCGGTGAGTTCGGAAATAAAGGTTTGATATTCATAAATGGATTGCAAAACCCCCTGGCTCATCTCCGCCTGATAAGGGGTATAGGCGGTGTAAAACTCGGACCGGAAAATCAGGTGGGAAACCGCGGCGGGAATATAATGATCATACGCCCCTCCCCCCATAAAATGGATCATTTCCCCCGCATGTTTATTCATTTGGCTGATGGTGGGGATTTCCTTTTGGAGTTCCAGCTCGGTCAAGGGGTTGGGGAGGTTTAAATCCTTTTTTAACCGGACCTCTTCAGGAATGTCTTTCAGCAAATCTTCCCAATGATCCACCCCAATTATTTTGAGCATCTCTTCCTGCTGCTTTTTAGTATTTGGAATATATTCCATTTATTCAATCCTTTTATTTTTTTGTGCCCTTACCTTTTTTGCGATAAAACGGCATGTCAACAATTTCTGCGGGAACGGCCTTTCCGCGAATTTCCACTAATAATTCCTCCCCCGGCTCCGCAAAGGAAGTGGAAACATATCCCATTCCGATCCCTTTGCCAAGCGTAGGGGAATAATTCCCGCTGGTGACCACACCCACTTCCTTTCCTTCGGAATAAAAGGGACAACCCTGGCGCGGAACACCCTTTTGGACCAGTTGAAATCCAACCAATTTCCGTTGAAGCCCTGTTATTTTCTTCTCCAGCAAAACATCCCGTCCCATGAAGTCGGGCTTCTCCAATTTGGTCACCCACCCAAGGCCGGCATCCAAGGGATTGGTCTCCTCATCGATTTCATGACCGTAAAGGCAATACCCCATTTCAAGCCTCAGCGTATCCCTTGCCCCCAGCCCGATGGGCTGAATCCCCTCTTCTTTTCCTGCGGACACAAGGGCATCCCACACTTTTTGGACATCGGCTTTTTCAAGAAAAAGTTCAACGCCCGGTTCACCGGTATACCCTGTCCGCGCCACCAACGCCTGAACCCCGGCCACCTTATCGACTTGAAAGGAGTGAAGCTTTTGAGAAGCCAGGGAATAGGAGGAGACTTTTTTCAGCACCGCCTCAGCACGGGGTCCTTGAAGTGCAATCTGTCCCGTTTCCAAGGTGCGGTCGTTGACGGAAGCTGGAAAATTCTGAACCTGTTCCTTGAACCATCCTGCGATTTTTTCCGTATTGGAAGCATTCACACAAATTAGGAACTGATTATCCTCTTTGCGATAGACGAAAATATCATCCATAATGCCGCCCCGTTCGTTTAAAACCAGTGAGTATTGAGCCCGGCCCTTCGAGAGACGCTCCACATCATTGGAGGTCAATTTCTGCAAAAAAGGAACGGCGCCTTCTCCTTCCACCCAAATCCGGCCCATATGACTGATATCGAAAAGGCCAACAGCCTGCCGGACCGTACGGTGCTCTTCCAATACCCCTGTATAGGAAAGAGGCATCTCCCAACCGGAAAATCCAACAATTTTTGCTTTCGCTTTTTTATGAAATTGAAATAAGGGGGTTTGTCTCATGAAATCGTCTCTGGTTTAATTTGCGCTCCGGTTGGTACCTCCAAAAGAACCTTAATCCAACCCAACCTTTTAAAATTTTTTTTACTCGAATTGAAATGGGTCTTTTAATTCATTCCCAGGTAAGCCCCTTTAACCATGGGATTATTTAAAAGGGAATGGGAATGTCCCTCAAGGACGACCTTTCCGGTTTCCATCACATACCCCCGATGGGCAAGAAAAAGGGCCGCGTGGGCGTTCTGCTCCACCAGCAAAATAGTTACTCCCCCTTCACTGATTTCCTGGATTATTTCAAAAATCTTTTCCACCATCATGGGGGCCAACCCCAAAGACGGTTCATCCAAAAGGAGAAGTTGTGGGGCCGACATCAACCCACGCCCAATGGCAAGCATCTGCTGCTCTCCCCCACTGAGTGTCCCTCCCATCTGATTCCGCCGGTCTTTTAAAAGGGGAAAAAACTCAAAGATCCGGTCCAGCTCCCTTCGAACTTCTTTTTCCCCTGTTAAACAAAAACCTCCCAATTCCAGATTTTCCAACACCGATAAACGGGGAAAGATGCGTCTTCCTTCGGGAACCTGAGAAATTCCAAGCCGGACCACTTCATAGGAGGGGCACCCTTCAATCCCGTTCCCCAGAAAAGAAATCTTCCCCGCTTGGGGTGCCAAAACACCGGAGATGGTCATTAAAGAGGTGGACTTTCCAGCCCCGTTGGACCCGATTAGTGCAACAATCTCCCCTTCCCGAACCTCAAATGAAACCCCTTTGAGCGCTTCAATGGGGCCGTAATAGGTATGTACGTCCATCAAAGTTAACATATAAAAAAGAAAAAAATGAGGCTTAACCCATTGAGTCCGAACTAACCCTGAGCCCCTCTTCCTAAATAGGCTTCGATCACCGATGGATTCTGTTGGATGTCTCGGGGGATTCCCTCCGCAATTTTCTCCCCATGATTCAAAGCATAAACGTTATGAGAAATTCCCATGACCATTTTCATATCATGTTCAATTAAAAAAATAGAAATTCCTTGTTTCAGAATATCCTGGATTAATCCCATGAGGCTTGCAGTTTCATTGGGGTTCATTCCCGCAGCGGGTTCATCCAACAGGAGAAGTTCTGGATCAGCCGCCAAAGCACGGGCTATTTCCAACCTTCGTTGCACACCAAATGGTAATTCCCGGGCCCAAACACCCGCTTTTTCCAATAAACCCACGAATTCTAACAACTTTAATCCCTTAGATGCAAGTACTCTTTCTTCTTCAAGGACCCGATGATTTCGGATCAGGGCTCCCCAAACCCCTGCTTGGCTTCGGGAATGGGCTCCCACCATCACATTCTCCAGTGCAGTCATTTCGGCAAAAAGCCGGATGCTTTGAAAGGTCCGGGCAATTCCATTTTTTGCATATTGATGGGGTTTCCATTTCCTCATAGGCTGACCTTTAAAAACCAGGTTTCCCGTATCCGGCCGGACCAATCCCGTCACACAGTTAAAGAGTGTGGTCTTTCCCGCCCCGTTTGGACCAATTAAAGCGGTAATTTTCCCCTTTTGAATGCTTAAATTAACCCCCGACAGGGCGGTCAGCCCGCCATAGGTCTTGGTTAACTGCTGAACTTCAAGAAACGTTTTAATTTTTATTTACCCCTGCAGCTTGCTCCACCCCCACCTTCCCTCTCCCCAATCAGGGGAGAGGGACTAAGAGAGGGCGGTTTTATTCCCGGTTTGAAGTTCAACTTTTCTCCGGGGGTTCCCGATCAACCCCTGGGGCCGAAAAATCATCATCAACACCATGGCTCCACCAAACAAAAGCATCCGGTAGCTCTCAAACCCCCTGAACATTTCAGGCAGAACAATTAAAACCACAGCACCCAAAATAACTCCGGGAATACTGCCCATTCCCCCCAAAACCACCATGGTCAGGATGAACACCGATTCAAAAAAGGTAAAGCTCTCCGGAGAAACAAAAGCCATCTTCGCGGAAAAAAACACGCCGGCCAATCCCGCCCAAAAGGCCCCTAATCCAAAAGCTAAAATTTTCATCCGTGTGGTATCCACTCCCATGGCCTGAGCGGCCACTTCATCCTCCCGGATGGCCATCCAGGAACGGCCGACCCTGGAATGAATCAGCCGGCTCACGGCGAAAACCGTCAAAGCGACAATCAAAAGAATGAGATAATAAAGATGAATGGGGTCTTGAAGGAGAAAAGAGCCGAGAGAGGGTCGAGGGATATTTAAAATACCGTTGGGACCGTTGGTGACGCTATCCCAATTTTTTAAAATCAGATAAATAATCTGAACAAACCCCAACGTGACAATGGCAATATAATCACCCCGCAACCGTAAAGTGACCAGACCCAACACCACCCCCAATGAACCGGCCGCCATTCCCCCAATCGGAAGTCCAATCCAAAAAGGAACCCCAAATTGTGTTGAAAGAATGGCGTAGGTATAAGCACCAATGGCATAAAAAGAAATATAGCCCAAATCCAAAAGACCAGCCATTCCAACAACAATATTTAACCCCAGAGCAAGGACGACATATATTCCCGCTGTGGTCAGGACATCCAGGTAATAGTTGTTCATATCCTGGGGAATTAAAATCAAACCACCCCAAGCGACAATCTCTAGGATTTTTTGCTGCCACGGCCTGGGTCTCCATTGAAGAATTGGATCGCCCCATTTTTTGGAATTATTCCAGAACGATTGAAATTGGGAAGATTGTGAAAAGGAAATCACCCCCTTCCAAAACAAACCCCCAATGGCAATGACACCTGCCATGGCGAGAGAATTCTTAAGACCCATTAAGGGAAGGACTAGAATCCCAATCCAGATTGGAATGAAAAACCACATAGTTAGACCCTATTTCATGCTAAAAAAAATTGTATTTCTAAATCCTGAGCTTCTCAATTCCCTCCTTTTGTAAGGAAGGGATAGGGAGGTTAGAGATTTTTTTACCCCCCATCAATGAATCAAGACGTCATTCCCGCGTAAGCGGGAATCCAGAAGTTGTTGATTTTAAAGAGCCTGGATTCCTCCCTGCCGGCAGGCGGGCCCGATAAAACATTCGGGAATGATAGACTCAGGTTTCAACACCGCCAAAATACGTTAGTGAATTTACGAAAAAGAGCACTTAGCATATTCCTAATTCAAAAATCTGGAAACACCCATATTAAGGAAAGATTGGGCATTCAGAGGGCCTGGGAATTTATCATACATTCATGGGTTTCCGGTCGAAATGAAGGGCTGAAATACCCCTACCTAATGGGAAATCCCTTTGATTTGTATGGATTTGAAATTAGGACATTTTGAAAAGTAAAGGGGAAAAACAAAATCCAGGTTCATTTCCAAATTCAAAAATGATATAATTTTTCCCATGCGAATTGGTTTTTTTCAATTTTATCCGATCTTCGGGGATATTCAAACAAACGTAGATCATGTTTTGAAATCACTTTCCCGGGTTTCTGCTGACCTCATTGTTCTTCCTGAATTTTTTAATACCGGATATCAATTCGTTTCCAAAAAGGAGGTGAAGGAACTCTCCGAACCCATTCCAAATGGTTATACCTCCAAACGCCTTTCCCAATGGGCCCGTGAAAATGGAATATTCCTAGTTGCCGGCCTTGCTGAACAAGAGGGAGAACAGTTTTATAATTCAGCTATCTTGGTAGGACCTCAAGGGGTTTTCTCGGTTTATCGGAAAATACACCTTTTCAATGAGGAGACCCTATGGTTCTCTCCTGGAAACAAAAACTTTGAAATTGTTGAGGTGAAAGGAACCCGAGTAGGAATCATCATTTGTTTCGATTGGATCTTCCCCGAAGCGGTAAGGACACTGGCCATAAAAGGGGCGGATTTAATCTGCCATCCTTCGAATCTTGTCCTTCCCTATTGTCCCAATGCAATGGTAACCCGGGCCATTGAAAACAGGGTTTTTACCATCACGGCAAACCGAATTGGAAGTGAAGAACGGAATGGGAAAGAAAAGCTAACCTTTATTGGCCAAAGTGAGATTGTAAGCCCAGAGGGACAAATTCTCCACCGTGCGTCGGAAAATCAGGAAGAATTTCATGAGGTGCAGATCAACCCTTTAGAGGCCAGAAAGAAACAAATTAACCCTTATAACCACCTTTTAAACGACCGGAAACCTGAACGATATACCTCCTAAAACCCGGGCTCCGTATCCCCCTAACCTGTAATTCCTTTCACAATCCTGTCAAAAAATGCCAGATTCTGGACAGTTTTGGAGAACCTTCATTTTTAAACCATTTTCCATTTTTTAGAAATAATATAACTTGTTGAATTTTATAAATTTTTAATTTTAAGGTTAGTGGCCACCCTTATCCGAAACGGCATAAGTTTTGCTCTTCTATCAATCCCAAAAGGAGGAAACCATATGCCGATCGAAACCAAAGAACAGGAACAAAAGGGTTTCAGGATGTTAACCATAAAACAGGTGGCTCACTTCCTTTGCGTAAACGAACGTACCATTTACCGTTTGATTAAAGCCCATAAAATTCCAGGGGTGAAAATTGGGGGCCAATGGCGTTTTTCTGAGCAAAACCTTCAAACGTGGATTGAAGAAAAAATGGAAACTAAAACACATCTCTTTAATGAAACCGACGAATAACCGCCAACCTCCTAACACCCTCTCCCTTTTGAGCGCCCTTCTCTTCTTGACAGAACTCTCATAAAAGGAATATGATGCAGTCGGAAAACCAACCGAGAAAAGGGCCGAAATAGACTTGCAAATGGCAAAATTAAACCCTACCCAATTGGGAAAAGGTGGTCTTTTTATCTTCTTCATCATTTTTCCTTTTGCCATTCCCGCCCAAGCCGAAGAAAAAAAAGTCCATGTCATTTCATATAACGGCGTCATTAATCCCGTTGCAGCGGAATACATCTCCAAAGCCATTTCAACCGCAGAGGAGGATAGAGCTGAAGCCCT
It includes:
- the gcvPB gene encoding aminomethyl-transferring glycine dehydrogenase subunit GcvPB, translating into MRMKEGLIFEKTVSGRRGYTLPALDVPEVSAQELIPQRYLREREHQLPEMSEGEVVRHYTRLSTQNFGVDLGFYPLGSCTMKYNPKINEDLANLPGFLHLHPLQPESLSQGALRLMYELAEMLGEIAGMNRVTLQPAAGAHGELAGLLMMRAYHEKQGNPRKHVLIPDSAHGTNPASAVIAGYSVQAIRSNKSGLVDLEDLKRHVNEDCAGFMLTNPNTLGLFERDILQIQKILHEAGGLLYLDGANLNAFLDLCRPGDMGFDVVHFNLHKTFTVPHGGGGPGAGALGVGERLVPFLPVPTVERDGERFYFDYDHPDSIGRLHGFYGNFGNLVRAYSYVRRMGAPGLEEVSRNAILNANYVRKRLEGFYPIPYNRPCMHEVVLSAKRFRNKGVHAWDIAKRLIDFGIHPPTVNFPLVVDEAIMIEPTETESKETLDHFCDAMIAIAKEIEENPEKVKGAPLTTAISRLDETKAVKDLDVRWNPLS
- a CDS encoding ABC transporter ATP-binding protein, with product MLTLMDVHTYYGPIEALKGVSFEVREGEIVALIGSNGAGKSTSLMTISGVLAPQAGKISFLGNGIEGCPSYEVVRLGISQVPEGRRIFPRLSVLENLELGGFCLTGEKEVRRELDRIFEFFPLLKDRRNQMGGTLSGGEQQMLAIGRGLMSAPQLLLLDEPSLGLAPMMVEKIFEIIQEISEGGVTILLVEQNAHAALFLAHRGYVMETGKVVLEGHSHSLLNNPMVKGAYLGMN
- a CDS encoding ABC transporter ATP-binding protein yields the protein MKIKTFLEVQQLTKTYGGLTALSGVNLSIQKGKITALIGPNGAGKTTLFNCVTGLVRPDTGNLVFKGQPMRKWKPHQYAKNGIARTFQSIRLFAEMTALENVMVGAHSRSQAGVWGALIRNHRVLEEERVLASKGLKLLEFVGLLEKAGVWARELPFGVQRRLEIARALAADPELLLLDEPAAGMNPNETASLMGLIQDILKQGISIFLIEHDMKMVMGISHNVYALNHGEKIAEGIPRDIQQNPSVIEAYLGRGAQG
- a CDS encoding nitrilase-related carbon-nitrogen hydrolase, which gives rise to MRIGFFQFYPIFGDIQTNVDHVLKSLSRVSADLIVLPEFFNTGYQFVSKKEVKELSEPIPNGYTSKRLSQWARENGIFLVAGLAEQEGEQFYNSAILVGPQGVFSVYRKIHLFNEETLWFSPGNKNFEIVEVKGTRVGIIICFDWIFPEAVRTLAIKGADLICHPSNLVLPYCPNAMVTRAIENRVFTITANRIGSEERNGKEKLTFIGQSEIVSPEGQILHRASENQEEFHEVQINPLEARKKQINPYNHLLNDRKPERYTS
- a CDS encoding helix-turn-helix domain-containing protein translates to MPIETKEQEQKGFRMLTIKQVAHFLCVNERTIYRLIKAHKIPGVKIGGQWRFSEQNLQTWIEEKMETKTHLFNETDE
- the gcvPA gene encoding aminomethyl-transferring glycine dehydrogenase subunit GcvPA, whose amino-acid sequence is MEYIPNTKKQQEEMLKIIGVDHWEDLLKDIPEEVRLKKDLNLPNPLTELELQKEIPTISQMNKHAGEMIHFMGGGAYDHYIPAAVSHLIFRSEFYTAYTPYQAEMSQGVLQSIYEYQTFISELTGMEVANASLYDGASALAEAAWMATRVTKRTGIVYASTIHPNYRDVLGTYFRGLKSSLKPIPQDQGVIDSETVDRTINEKTAAVLVQTPNFFGCIEDVSLLAQKAHAVGALLVVMVDPISLGLLKSPGEYDADIVVGEGQSLGNAMNFGGPYLGFFATRRQYIRQMPGRIVGATVDTKGRRGFCLTLQTREQHIRRERSTSNICTNEALNALAATIYLALMGKAGLREVAYQSLQKAHYAQKRLCDIEGVSLAYSNSFFKEFVLKVPSSFKKLSRKMEKAGVLIGPDLGHLGKKFKQHLLVCVTEKRTKEDIDWMAESLANAL
- the gcvT gene encoding glycine cleavage system aminomethyltransferase GcvT — translated: MRQTPLFQFHKKAKAKIVGFSGWEMPLSYTGVLEEHRTVRQAVGLFDISHMGRIWVEGEGAVPFLQKLTSNDVERLSKGRAQYSLVLNERGGIMDDIFVYRKEDNQFLICVNASNTEKIAGWFKEQVQNFPASVNDRTLETGQIALQGPRAEAVLKKVSSYSLASQKLHSFQVDKVAGVQALVARTGYTGEPGVELFLEKADVQKVWDALVSAGKEEGIQPIGLGARDTLRLEMGYCLYGHEIDEETNPLDAGLGWVTKLEKPDFMGRDVLLEKKITGLQRKLVGFQLVQKGVPRQGCPFYSEGKEVGVVTSGNYSPTLGKGIGMGYVSTSFAEPGEELLVEIRGKAVPAEIVDMPFYRKKGKGTKK
- a CDS encoding branched-chain amino acid ABC transporter permease, producing MWFFIPIWIGILVLPLMGLKNSLAMAGVIAIGGLFWKGVISFSQSSQFQSFWNNSKKWGDPILQWRPRPWQQKILEIVAWGGLILIPQDMNNYYLDVLTTAGIYVVLALGLNIVVGMAGLLDLGYISFYAIGAYTYAILSTQFGVPFWIGLPIGGMAAGSLGVVLGLVTLRLRGDYIAIVTLGFVQIIYLILKNWDSVTNGPNGILNIPRPSLGSFLLQDPIHLYYLILLIVALTVFAVSRLIHSRVGRSWMAIREDEVAAQAMGVDTTRMKILAFGLGAFWAGLAGVFFSAKMAFVSPESFTFFESVFILTMVVLGGMGSIPGVILGAVVLIVLPEMFRGFESYRMLLFGGAMVLMMIFRPQGLIGNPRRKVELQTGNKTALS